One window of the Acidobacteriota bacterium genome contains the following:
- a CDS encoding ABC transporter permease: MYWRLIREPFRRPHTRRRALWAVAAMALGTAVSAAMLNVSIEIGDRMGEEVRALGPNIVITSAGDSLPVAIGGMEYRPISEESSLAEGSLPKLKSIFWRNNIKSFAPFLAVPTKLHTFTELPKLTTLATDKSSKLSESAVSATLTGTWFDFPMIKNEDESFRTGIRALNPAWFVQGEWATDTTQPPDSGQPIPAMLGERLARQLKTQPGDLIAADFAPADGQAFAPSVFRITGILSTGTAEDDQIFAPLAAVQKISGRLGQVETIRVSALIKPEDPLSRRDPESMSPADYDRWFCAPYLSSIMYQIGGAIPGSVVRPIREVAETQGSILSKMTFLMVLLALLALLAAAMGISSLASLSVIERRQEIALMKAIGATDGLVSTFLMTEMALQGLAGGVLGFCGGQLLASAVGRAVFETDVAVHWLLLPVIVAGAVILSLAGTWLPVLRAVRQQPAPVLRGE; this comes from the coding sequence ATGTATTGGAGACTTATTCGCGAACCCTTTCGCCGGCCTCACACGCGCCGCCGGGCGCTGTGGGCCGTGGCGGCCATGGCACTGGGCACAGCCGTGTCGGCGGCCATGCTAAACGTTTCGATTGAAATCGGCGATCGCATGGGTGAGGAAGTTCGCGCACTGGGCCCCAACATCGTCATCACTTCGGCAGGCGACTCTCTTCCCGTCGCCATCGGAGGCATGGAATACCGCCCGATCTCGGAGGAAAGCAGCCTCGCCGAAGGGTCTCTGCCCAAACTGAAGTCGATTTTCTGGCGCAATAATATCAAGTCATTCGCGCCGTTTCTTGCGGTTCCGACCAAATTGCACACTTTCACGGAATTGCCCAAATTGACCACTCTGGCCACAGACAAATCATCCAAATTGTCGGAATCTGCGGTATCGGCTACTCTGACCGGAACCTGGTTCGATTTTCCGATGATTAAGAATGAAGATGAATCTTTTCGGACCGGAATCCGCGCGCTGAATCCGGCTTGGTTTGTCCAAGGAGAGTGGGCCACCGACACGACTCAACCTCCCGACTCCGGCCAACCGATTCCCGCCATGCTCGGTGAGCGACTAGCCCGGCAACTGAAGACGCAACCCGGTGATCTCATCGCAGCGGACTTCGCACCAGCCGACGGACAAGCTTTCGCGCCATCCGTATTCCGCATCACCGGCATTCTTTCCACCGGCACGGCGGAGGACGATCAGATATTTGCTCCTCTGGCAGCGGTCCAGAAAATCTCGGGGCGATTGGGCCAGGTGGAAACCATCCGCGTCAGCGCGCTGATCAAGCCGGAGGACCCACTCTCGCGGCGCGATCCGGAGTCCATGTCGCCGGCGGACTACGATCGTTGGTTTTGCGCGCCCTATCTTTCCTCCATCATGTATCAGATTGGCGGCGCGATTCCCGGTTCCGTGGTGCGGCCGATCCGCGAAGTGGCCGAGACCCAAGGCAGCATCTTGAGCAAGATGACTTTCCTGATGGTGCTGCTCGCACTGCTGGCCCTGCTGGCCGCGGCGATGGGCATCTCCAGCCTGGCCAGCCTTAGTGTTATCGAGCGCCGCCAGGAGATCGCTTTGATGAAGGCCATCGGCGCAACAGACGGATTGGTCTCCACCTTCCTGATGACTGAGATGGCCCTGCAAGGGCTGGCGGGCGGCGTACTCGGTTTCTGCGGCGGACAACTGCTGGCCAGCGCAGTCGGTCGCGCCGTATTTGAAACCGATGTGGCCGTCCATTGGCTGTTGCTACCGGTCATTGTGGCTGGTGCGGTGATCTTAAGTCTGGCCGGCACATGGCTGCCCGTGTTGCGCGCGGTACGCCAGCAACCCGCACCCGTTTTGCGTGGGGAGTAG
- a CDS encoding DUF2318 domain-containing protein — protein MIQSLVVTLREGVEAALIIGIAIIYLRKTGREQAVRTVYWALGAAIAASIAGAVILQGISINQEAFEGYVFLTAAFFVATMLYWMHRTARGLKQHIEQRLESVSAQPAASLWGVFFFVFLIVFREGLETVLILSAVTLNTSDLLDFFGAIAGLALATIFGVLFLRGSVRLDIRRFFQITTVILIAVVIQLVVSGLHELSEAGVVPSNRQMMALIGPIVSNDFFFIVLILALASMMILFDWRARNTHRTDDSTLPAAERRSALHIARREKLWAGAVCASSLIFIMAITAEFIYAKSQTSLTPAQSVTAVDGVIRIPLAQVSDGTLQRFLYQGTDTTARFIAIQTGDRIGTAFDACVICGSQGYYQQGPHVFCKNCTAEIYAPSIGVTGGCNPLPLASRVQDNELLINVSDLTTGSRFFTGDTRSSN, from the coding sequence ATGATTCAATCATTGGTGGTTACATTGCGCGAAGGAGTTGAGGCGGCCCTGATCATCGGGATCGCGATCATCTACTTGCGCAAGACGGGCCGCGAACAGGCCGTCAGAACCGTTTACTGGGCACTGGGCGCCGCGATCGCGGCGAGCATTGCGGGTGCCGTAATCCTGCAAGGCATCTCCATCAATCAGGAAGCCTTCGAGGGATATGTCTTCCTGACCGCCGCCTTCTTCGTCGCCACCATGCTCTATTGGATGCACCGGACCGCACGTGGCTTGAAGCAGCACATCGAACAGCGGCTGGAGTCCGTATCCGCCCAGCCAGCAGCCTCGCTATGGGGCGTGTTTTTCTTCGTATTTCTCATTGTCTTCCGCGAAGGCCTGGAGACGGTACTGATCCTCAGCGCCGTTACCCTGAACACCTCTGACTTGCTGGACTTCTTCGGGGCCATCGCCGGTCTGGCTCTCGCCACGATCTTTGGTGTGCTCTTTCTACGTGGTTCGGTGCGCCTGGATATCCGCCGCTTCTTCCAGATCACTACCGTCATACTCATCGCCGTAGTCATTCAATTGGTAGTCTCCGGCTTGCATGAACTATCTGAAGCCGGTGTGGTTCCCAGTAACCGGCAAATGATGGCTCTGATCGGACCAATAGTGAGTAATGACTTCTTCTTTATTGTACTCATTCTTGCCCTGGCCAGCATGATGATTCTATTTGATTGGCGCGCGCGCAACACTCACCGGACCGATGATTCCACCCTGCCCGCCGCCGAGCGCCGCTCTGCGTTGCACATCGCTCGCCGCGAAAAACTCTGGGCCGGCGCGGTCTGCGCCAGCTCGTTGATTTTCATAATGGCCATCACCGCCGAATTCATTTATGCCAAGAGCCAGACTTCTCTTACGCCTGCCCAGTCTGTAACCGCTGTGGATGGCGTTATCCGCATACCATTGGCGCAAGTGTCGGATGGCACGCTACAGCGTTTTCTCTATCAGGGCACGGACACGACGGCGCGCTTCATCGCCATCCAGACCGGCGACCGCATCGGCACAGCCTTCGATGCCTGCGTGATCTGCGGATCGCAGGGCTACTATCAGCAGGGACCACACGTTTTCTGCAAGAATTGCACAGCGGAGATTTATGCGCCATCCATAGGAGTCACTGGCGGATGCAATCCCCTGCCGCTGGCCTCACGCGTCCAAGACAATGAGTTACTAATCAATGTAAGTGACCTAACTACTGGCAGCAGATTCTTTACAGGAGATACTCGGTCAAGTAACTGA